A window of the Pecten maximus chromosome 19, xPecMax1.1, whole genome shotgun sequence genome harbors these coding sequences:
- the LOC117317508 gene encoding uncharacterized protein LOC117317508, whose product MTCPVHENPKIMVCIPCKTAVCDVCIETDHNGHQFQTLRRAAENVIGDLKKSVEIQDNIKIEKEFEHLSAKCQTEKEHAVRTKQELLDRRDQIKQVLDHVTEKAVIKLEQHNNFLFEELDKVKNNAEEKCKAIRDFKDDVQRLTTSHMYLDVLGKGWKMNPPEISPLEYPNVSSLIFTPGMPVDETNIEMLFGQLDHQDLDSTFHNEGTTSSPELEQCDTNMFSILSISSTDLFGEGPEGDPPACQTDEPIHFKSSNNSKRLKCDVKLTYRHSFKRDSAALVMKPTTEGKCWVKSINEKPIYLVDITGDVIGVIPADTAEEFDVLCFHVENEILRTCPSRKCIKRVRLKENKNKGKTSFVTAIWIRTDPLMPYYLCGAPNGDIIVTLTDKMSWSIEPASTTVLVRYNRNGKELARVEKDGHGQDLFVIPFKISTNTTGSVAVVTYTKLGASHLVLLDNNLNLTHRYIANGVTLPAEDPLPELTENFAITDVLFNHQNLILISEGYSRTVQLLDPMCNLLKVLVTDLQTSPFSLALHVNGDLWVGLSGGEIQVFKHTIDFLPEEN is encoded by the coding sequence ATGACCTGTCCCGTGCACGAAAATCCGAAGATAATGGTATGTATACCGTGTAAAACTGCtgtgtgtgatgtttgtataGAAACCGATCATAATGGACACCAATTCCAAACACTGAGAAGAGCGGCCGAGAATGTTATTGGGGATCTAAAGAAATCTGTTGAAATTCAAGATaatattaaaattgaaaaagaattCGAGCATCTTTCAGCAAAATGTCAAACAGAAAAGGAGCATGCAGTCAGAACGAAACAAGAACTTCTTGACAGACGAGATCAGATCAAACAAGTATTAGATCACGTGACAGAAAAAGCTGTAATCAAACTGGAACAACACAACAACTTTCTGTTTGAGGAATTAGATAAAGTGAAAAACAATGCAGAAGAAAAGTGTAAAGCCATTCGAGATTTTAAAGATGATGTGCAAAGGCTTACTACCTCACACATGTACCTTGATGTTTTGGGAAAAGGATGGAAAATGAACCCCCCGGAAATTTCTCCATTGGAATATCCGAATGTATCCTCACTCATTTTCACACCTGGTATGCCAGTAGATGAAACTAACATAGAAATGTTGTTTGGCCAGCTTGACCACCAGGATTTGGATTCCACGTTCCACAATGAAGGCACAACTTCCTCCCCAGAGTTGGAACAATGTGATACCAATATGTTTTCAATCCTTAGTATCAGTTCCACTGATCTGTTTGGAGAGGGACCTGAAGGAGACCCGCCAGCTTGTCAGACTGATGAGCCCATACATTTTAAATCATCAAACAATAGCAAAAGGCTCAAATGTGATGTAAAGCTAACATATAGGCATTCCTTCAAACGTGATTCTGCCGCATTGGTGATGAAACCAACGACAGAAGGTAAATGTTGGGTCAAGTCTATTAATGAAAAACCAATTTACCTTGTAGATATAACGGGTGACGTAATTGGGGTAATACCAGCTGACACTGCGGAAGAATTCGATGTTTTGTGCTTCCATGTGGAAAACGAAATCCTAAGGACATGTCCTAGTAGGAAGTGTATCAAACGTGTAAggttgaaagaaaacaaaaataaagggAAAACAAGTTTCGTGACTGCTATATGGATTCGTACAGATCCTTTGATGCCTTATTATTTGTGCGGGGCGCCAAATGGTGACATCATTGTCACACTTACCGACAAAATGTCCTGGTCAATAGAACCCGCCTCTACGACAGTACTGGTCAGGTACAACAGAAATGGGAAGGAACTAGCTAGAGTTGAAAAGGATGGACATGGTCAAGACTTGTTCGTTATTCCTTTCAAGATTAGCACAAACACTACAGGTTCAGTAGCTGTTGTTACTTATACTAAACTAGGGGCTAGTCATTTGGTGCTGTTAGATAACAATCTCAATCTGACACACCGATACATCGCCAACGGAGTCACTCTTCCTGCTGAAGATCCACTACCTGAACTAACTGAAAACTTTGCGATTACTGACGTGTTGTTCAATCACCAGAATCTCATACTTATCAGTGAGGGATACTCAAGAACAGTGCAGCTGTTAGATCCTATGTGTAACCTACTGAAGGTTTTGGTTACAGACCTCCAAACGTCTCCCTTTTCTCTGGCTCTACATGTTAATGGGGATCTCTGGGTGGGATTATCTGGAGGAGAAATACAAGTATTCAAACACACCATTGATTTCCTGCCTGAGGAAAATTAA